A DNA window from Gillisia sp. Hel1_33_143 contains the following coding sequences:
- the bshA gene encoding N-acetyl-alpha-D-glucosaminyl L-malate synthase BshA, whose product MKIGIVCYPTFGGSGVVATELGMALSKRGHSIHFITYKQPVRLEQLNRNIHFHEVTVPEYPLFHFQPYELALSSKLVNMVKLHEIDVLHVHYAIPHAYAGYMAKKMLEEEGISLPMVTTLHGTDITLVGNHPFYKPAVTFSINHSDVVTSVSESLKKDTLNLFKITKDIDVVPNFIDTSKFRKGFTDCQRHLMADEDERIISHVSNFRAVKRIGDVIRIFDVIQKSVKSKLIMVGAGPEKEMAEALVAELGLQEKVVFLGESNEIDKILCFSDLFLLPSEKESFGLAALEAMVNGVPVISTNSGGIPEVNIHGVSGYLAEIGDVQAMGDFGVKILEDNDTLKRFKENALEQAKTFDIDIVVPQYEALYEKALAEIKKA is encoded by the coding sequence ATGAAAATAGGGATTGTTTGCTATCCTACCTTTGGTGGTAGTGGGGTTGTTGCCACAGAACTTGGAATGGCATTGTCTAAAAGAGGGCATTCTATTCATTTTATAACCTACAAACAACCTGTTAGATTAGAACAGCTTAATAGGAATATACATTTTCACGAAGTAACTGTTCCAGAGTATCCTTTATTTCATTTCCAACCTTACGAACTTGCGCTTAGTAGTAAATTAGTGAATATGGTAAAACTTCATGAAATTGATGTTTTACATGTACATTATGCCATCCCACATGCTTACGCAGGATATATGGCTAAAAAGATGTTGGAAGAAGAAGGAATTTCACTTCCAATGGTTACTACTTTGCATGGTACAGATATTACTTTGGTAGGAAATCATCCTTTTTATAAACCTGCGGTTACATTTAGTATAAATCATAGTGATGTAGTAACCTCCGTTTCTGAAAGTCTTAAGAAGGATACTTTAAATCTTTTCAAGATCACCAAGGATATCGATGTGGTTCCAAATTTTATTGATACTTCTAAATTTCGAAAAGGCTTTACAGATTGTCAACGTCATTTAATGGCAGATGAAGACGAGCGAATAATTTCTCATGTTAGTAATTTTAGAGCTGTAAAAAGAATAGGAGATGTAATTCGAATTTTTGATGTTATTCAAAAAAGTGTAAAATCTAAACTGATCATGGTGGGTGCCGGTCCTGAAAAGGAAATGGCAGAAGCTTTAGTTGCCGAATTAGGACTTCAGGAGAAGGTAGTATTCCTTGGAGAAAGTAATGAGATAGATAAGATTTTATGCTTCTCAGACCTGTTTCTATTACCTTCAGAAAAAGAGAGCTTTGGATTGGCTGCTTTAGAGGCTATGGTAAACGGTGTTCCTGTAATTTCCACCAATAGTGGTGGAATCCCAGAAGTAAATATTCACGGAGTTTCTGGATACCTTGCAGAAATTGGTGATGTACAGGCTATGGGAGATTTTGGGGTAAAGATTCTTGAAGATAATGATACCCTTAAAAGATTTAAAGAAAATGCTCTAGAACAAGCAAAAACTTTTGATATTGATATTGTTGTGCCGCAATATGAAGCACTATATGAAAAGGCATTGGCAGAAATAAAAAAAGCGTAA